Part of the Nostoc sp. ATCC 53789 genome, ACATATCTTCCGACAAGCGCAAACCATCGTAGTGAAAATCTGACAACTGCACTAGCGTTGTACCTTGTAAAGATGCTGGAAGTTCCGCAATCTTAACCGTGATTTTATCTACTCTTAAATGTCCCGTAAACAACCAATGCATAAGGCAACCGATACTCCTCATACCAGCGCTTACAGCTTACCAAATATCAAAATGTAACTTGAGAAACTGCAATAATTTATGTCACATACTCAAGATAAAATTAACGAATTGATTTAAATCCTGAGACTAAACTAAGCAGGACTCACTCAAATCTACAGGTACTTATTAGCCAGAATACCTGCTGTGATTCAGTTGTGGAATTTAGAAATTTGGATTACTTACTCACCCTGTAGCGTGATTATAGTAACTTCTGGGCGGCAAAATAAGCGTCCTGGGAGGTAAGTTCCCAAACCACGATTGACATATAGCTGATTTTTTCCCAGCTGATGGAAACCCTGTGCCCATTCCCAATGTCTGACTACAGAAACATTTTCTTGCAACAATGGAAATCGACGCTGCACTTTTTTAGGTATTTTTTTTGCAAGCTTTTCGTAAAAAAACATTGCAGGGCCAATTCCGGGAATCACGATTTGACCACCGTGAGTATGACCAGATAATTGTAAGTCAACTCGCCATGCTTGTAGTATCTCCGCAGTATCTGGGTTGTGGGATAAAACGATGCGTGGAGTGTCGGGATTTAGTTGATTCATCACAGGTGCAGGGTAGAATTCCCGTGACCAATAATCAGCTAGTCCTACCAATGGTAATTCTTGTCCTAGTGGATAGGCTATTTCGTTCCAAAGGACGTGGATTCCAATGCTAGTAAAGGCATCGGTAACTTCTGTTTTTGCGTTTTTGTAATGTATATCGTGATTGCCAAGAATAGCATAGATACCACTGTGACTTTGCAGATGTTTGAGTCTAAGTATCAGTTGGTGAACCGGTGTCGGATCGTCAGTTATGTAGTCACCAGTTAATAAAATTAAATCTGGTTTAGCTTCATTAGTAACTGCGATCGCTTTTTCTAGCATCTCTTCCGACAGCCGCAAACCATCGTAGTGAAAATCTGACAACTGCACCAGCTTCTTACCTTGTAATGATGCAGGCAACCCTACAATCTTAACCGTCAATTCTTCTCTACTCAACGGCCCAGATAATAACCAGTGCATAAGACGTTCAATAAACTCTAATCATAGCGCTTACAGCTTAACGAAACATCATCGTTTTGTGTGTAGTGACCAGTGCAACTTATTGAAAATTTCATAAAATCTGTAGATTTGAACGTATTTATACTTATTTAAATCAAAAATCAATTTACTAACCAATTTTTGTCAAAAATACTACTTTTTTTAGATTGTAAGTGCGTAGATTTAGCTCATCGTACCTCTATGGGTAGCTACGCATCTACACACCTAGGCAACCTACTACTGTAAACGCCAAACTTCTTTTAGCTGATGAATTAGCTGTTGCTGCCGCTTGTTGATAACTTCAGGTGTCCATTCTTTTTCCATTAACACTTGTGTCGTTAGCGCAAAATTACAAATGCCTGATTTTGTTGTGAAATACTTCTGCTTTTTCAGGTCAAAGTCATAGTTTTGCGCTTGAGCGTTTTTCGAGGAAGAGAGTAAAACTAAATTTCCCATACGATGGACATATTTATCACGTTCTTCCTGGCTAGGAAATGATTGTACCCACATACTATCAGAAGTTGGATTTTGAGGTAGTACATGCTCAACACTAATATTACAGAAGTTATATGAAGCTTTTCCTTCTGAGAGTGCAGCATCTAAACGTAGTAAAACATAAAGTCGAATTTTTCTAATTAAATAAAGGTCATCATTTAGGATTTTGATAATATGTGCCTGTTCTTCAGGTTTCAGTTGCAGAGGTGAATCAGGTACGTACAAATCTTCTCCAATCTCGATAGCATATAGTAATTTGCCGTAACGTTCTATGCGCTCATTAATATTATTCCGTTGAATCATTAGACCTGAAGCTAGGCGATCTAAATCTGTGAAAAACCGTAATAACAATTCAGGATTGCTGTAATGGCGAGAGAGATATAAAATAGCTGGAGGTATCCAGTCAGAATTATCAATCAAGTGTAACCATCTAAACTTTTGATTTACTTCTTCTCCTAAAATATCACTGTGATAGGCTAGATTATTAATTTCATAAAAAGCCTCAGCATAAGGAATTAGTATTTTATCAATTAACTGTTGAGGTTCATTAATTGGTTTAATGTCATTCAGGAATTCCTTAAGTATACTTTCACGCGGCTTGGATCTTACGTGAATCATTCTGATGTGAGAAAATAGGCTCTTGAATATATCGCGTCCTAGTTTCTCTTCCATTTCTTCCCACTTAGTACTGTATTTTTCCTGTTGCTCAAGGGAAATCTTACCGATAATTTCTGCTTTCAAAATATCAGCATGAGACAGATCCATCCCTCGATTATTGATGACAGAAAATATTCTGTATGCAGAGTCAATATCTGGAGTAGCAACTACTACTAAAAAACATCTTTTAATGATAAATTGAGTAAGCCGTAGAAGCTGATTATTAGTAAAGCTTTGTAAGCGATTTACAAACAATAATGTATTTTCTTTGAAATTTTTACGACTATCTGATAGTTTAGCTGCATGTAAATTTTTCAGCTTATCAATACCACCTTCATCCTGAATATATTCCTTGAAAAACTGTGCATCTCGCTCACGCACAGTCAAACGATAAACGTTATCATTAGGATCAAAATCATCTTCTTGATAAAGATATTTTGTTAGTATATGTATGTTTTCTTTGGAAACTGATGCCCGTAAAGCAGCCAGCAATACAGTAAGTGTAGTCAAACGCTGTTGACCATCCACAACTTGGGCATCTGGTTTATCTCCTTTGATGAGTACAATATTTCCTAAAAAATACGGGTTTATATCATCAATTTTATTGTCACTATCTCCCAACGCAGTGACCAAATCTTCAAGCAGTTCTCCTGCTTGCTCCGTTGTCCAGGCATAGGGGCGCTGATATAAAGGAATAGTGAAGATAAAATCGTTGCTAAATATTTTAGAGATAGGATAATCATTAGCCTGAAGTTTAACCGCGCTCATATATACCTGCTTTAGTAGTTTTAGTAGATTGCACTTTGACTAAACTTAGTTTTCCCACTAAAAACAGTAATATTTGAATGCATATAATTTTTTTATAGAACCTGGATATATCAAAAAAACAAACAAAATGATGTCAAAGCCTATCTGCATATAGATTTGAGGCTATTTTATAGGTGTTTGTTTTTTGTCTCAGTCCCACTAATCGGGTGACGGGGATTAGTGGCGTAAAAGCATTACGCTAATAGCAGTTTCTCATGGGCGAAACCTGCCTCTTGTGCGGATTGCTTCACCGTAATGCACTGGCTCGCCTGCAAAACAGCATATTTTTTGAATGGCAAGTCTCTAATATGCGATGCTAACAGCGATCGCACACCATTAAAATCCTACAAATTTTGATTGATCAAAAGTTAAAAAATAGCACCAGCCTGTGATTAGGCTAGCGCTATTTTTTTGATTTAATTCACGATAGTTAAATAAATTTGCTAAATTACCTTCAGTTATTGTCAGCAATTATGCTTTTATACCGCGCTGCGATTTGTTAATAAATTCCAGAGGAAAACTGCAACAATTGCACCAAGAACTGCTACTGCAATACCAGGAATGCTGAGAGTCGGTGCTGCTAAACTTAACGTCCCTGTACTGAAAAAGACTCCAAGACTACCACCAACAAAAGCGCCGATGATTCCTAATAAGATTGTTCCTAGAATACCGCCACCTTGATGACCGGGGTAGATAGCTTTAGCGATCGCACCAGCAATTAGACCTAAAACAATCCAAGCAAGAATATTCATTGTTATTAATTCGGTAAAGGTTTTTTTACTCAACGAATACATATTATCAATCTTGCTCTTTTGAATCCATCTACCATCAGAATCAATCATTAATATCCATAAGGAATAG contains:
- a CDS encoding metallophosphoesterase, with translation MHWLLSGPLSREELTVKIVGLPASLQGKKLVQLSDFHYDGLRLSEEMLEKAIAVTNEAKPDLILLTGDYITDDPTPVHQLILRLKHLQSHSGIYAILGNHDIHYKNAKTEVTDAFTSIGIHVLWNEIAYPLGQELPLVGLADYWSREFYPAPVMNQLNPDTPRIVLSHNPDTAEILQAWRVDLQLSGHTHGGQIVIPGIGPAMFFYEKLAKKIPKKVQRRFPLLQENVSVVRHWEWAQGFHQLGKNQLYVNRGLGTYLPGRLFCRPEVTIITLQGE
- a CDS encoding DUF262 domain-containing protein — encoded protein: MSAVKLQANDYPISKIFSNDFIFTIPLYQRPYAWTTEQAGELLEDLVTALGDSDNKIDDINPYFLGNIVLIKGDKPDAQVVDGQQRLTTLTVLLAALRASVSKENIHILTKYLYQEDDFDPNDNVYRLTVRERDAQFFKEYIQDEGGIDKLKNLHAAKLSDSRKNFKENTLLFVNRLQSFTNNQLLRLTQFIIKRCFLVVVATPDIDSAYRIFSVINNRGMDLSHADILKAEIIGKISLEQQEKYSTKWEEMEEKLGRDIFKSLFSHIRMIHVRSKPRESILKEFLNDIKPINEPQQLIDKILIPYAEAFYEINNLAYHSDILGEEVNQKFRWLHLIDNSDWIPPAILYLSRHYSNPELLLRFFTDLDRLASGLMIQRNNINERIERYGKLLYAIEIGEDLYVPDSPLQLKPEEQAHIIKILNDDLYLIRKIRLYVLLRLDAALSEGKASYNFCNISVEHVLPQNPTSDSMWVQSFPSQEERDKYVHRMGNLVLLSSSKNAQAQNYDFDLKKQKYFTTKSGICNFALTTQVLMEKEWTPEVINKRQQQLIHQLKEVWRLQ
- a CDS encoding GlsB/YeaQ/YmgE family stress response membrane protein, yielding MNILAWIVLGLIAGAIAKAIYPGHQGGGILGTILLGIIGAFVGGSLGVFFSTGTLSLAAPTLSIPGIAVAVLGAIVAVFLWNLLTNRSAV